The Paenibacillus beijingensis nucleotide sequence GCGGCAGCGGGTGGCGCTGGCGCGGGCGATGGTCAAGAAGCCCGACGTCTTCCTGATGGACGAGCCGCTGTCCAATCTGGACGCGAAGCTCAGAAGCCAGATGCGGGCTGAGCTCATTCAGCTGCACAAACGGATCGGGACGACCTTTATTTACGTCACCCACGATCAGGTGGAGGCGATGTCGATGGGCGATCGGATCATCATTATGAACGGCGGCATAGTGCAGCAGTCCGACAGTCCGATGGATATTTACAACGATCCCGCCAACCGGTTTACGGCGGAATTCATCGGCTCGCCGCCGATGAACATGCTCAGCTGCGCCGCCCTGGGGGGAGGACGGACCGGTTCGGAGCCGGCATACGTCGGTTTCCGGCCCGAGAAGGCCATCATTGAGGACGGAAAGAAGCCGGGCTGCCTCAATTTGAAAGCCCGGATCGTTACACGGGAGACGCTTGGCGCCGAAATCATCTACCAGCTGCAGTCAAGCGCCGGCAATTTCCATGTGAAAAGCTTTTTAAAGCCGCTTGAGCTGGCAACGGATGTAACGGTATCGGTTCCGTATGAAGATTTGTATTACTTTGACGGTGACGGGCGCCGGAACCGGGAAGCGGAGGAGCACACCGCGCCCGAGCTGGCGGCGGGAGGCATGTTCGGATGATGCGATGGTCCAGCCTCCGTCCTTATGTTATGGTTGCGCCGGCGCTTACCGTTTTTTCGATCTTTTTCATCTATCCGATCTTTTACATGATTTATTTGAGCTTTCATTCCTGGGACTTTATCAGTCCGGACAAGAACTTCATCGGCCTCGGCAACTTCGAGGAGCTGTTCGACAGCCGGGAGTTTATGCAGGTGCTCAGCAATTCATTTCAGTACATGCTGCTGACGGTGTCGCTGACTACGATCCTTTCGCTGCTGCTGGCGCTGTGGCTGAACCGGAAGGGCATGATCTACGGCTTTGTACAGGGCGCGATTTTCAGTCCGCACATCATTTCGCTCGTATCGGTATCGCTCGTATGGATGTGGCTGATGGACCCGAGGTTCGGGCTGCTCAACTGGATTTTCGATACGGTCGGGCTGCCCCGGTCGGAGTGGCTCACCAATCCGAAGAGCGCGCTCTTTTCCCTTGTGGTTGTAGCCGTCTGGAAAGGACTCGGCTTCAATACGCTCGTGTTTATCGCCGGTCTGCAGAGCATTCCGCCTTATCTGTACGAGGCGGCCGCGCTCGACGACTCGCCTCGGCTTACAACCCTTTACCGGATCACGCTGCCCGCGCTGTCGCCGACCTTGTTCTTTCTGACGATCATCAACATGATCGGCTCGTTCCAGGTGTTTGAGACGATCGCGATTATGACGCAGGGCGGACCGGTGAACTCAACGAATACGCTCGTCTTTTACATTTATCAGTACGGGTTCAAATTTTTCAAAATCGGCTATGCTTCCGCAGCGGGCGTCGTGCTGCTTGTCGCCGTCGGCGTGCTGACGCTGCTCTATTTCAAGCTGCTGAGCCGGAAAGTGCATTACCGGTAGGCGTGAAAAAGGGCGCTGCGCGGGCGGGTTTGATGCAACCGAATCGCCTCCGTCCCCGGATTCTTGGGTTCGATAACCCCTGACAAGGTTAGAATCCGGGGCTTCCTTTTACTCAGGAAGTTACCTGACAAACCTATGGAACCATCTTTCAACGGGAGGAACCAAACCTAAACGTTTTCCTGAGCGAGCGGGATAGTATCCAAAAGACCGTAAAAACAAGTGTTGTTACGCTCTATAATTTGTTTCCTAAAAAAGGGACGCTGCGCAGCTTGATGGGTCTATTCCAGAAAGGAGGCAACTATGACACTTGCCAAAACCGCTTCAAAATGGCTGAATACACTCTGTTTGGCAATCCTGGTCGCGATGTTCGTCATTCCGTTCGTATGGATGATTTCGACTTCGGTCAAATCGTACGGCGAGACGGTGATTTTCCCGCCGAAGTGGATTCCGGACCAGATCCATTGGGAAAATTTCTCGAAGGCTTGGAACTCCGGGCCGTTCCTGAACTATTTCATGAACAGTCTCATCGTATCCGTCGGCATTTTGCTGCTGCAGCTTGTGACGTGCGTCTCGGCGGCCTATGCGTTTGCAAGGTACCGTTTCCGGGGAAGCCGGGTGCTGTTCGGCCTGACGATGGTCACGCTGATGATTCCTTCCCAGCTTATCTTTTTGCCGGTGTACCTGCTGCTCAGCAAATGGGGCATGCTGAACTCGCTTCTCGGTCTTATTCTTCCGTTCTCCTCCAGCGCCTTCGGCATCTTTTTGCTGCGGCAGTCCTTCATGCAGGCGCAGGAGGAACTGCTCGAAGCGGCACGGCTGGACGACGCCACGGAATGGAAAATCATTTACCGGATCATGATTCCGCTCGCGCGGCCGACGCTGGTAACTTTTGCCCTGTTCAGCTTTATCGCTCACTGGAACGATTATTTCTGGCCGCTTGTCATGACGACCACCGATGCGGCCAGGACGCTTCCGATCGGCATTACTAAGTTAAGGGAGGTGGAAGGCGGCACGGCTTGGCACATTTTGATGGCCGGAAATATGATTCTGGTGATCCCGATTTTAATCGTCTTCTTTTTCGCACAGCGGCAAATCATTAAAGCGTTCGTTTATTCGGGGGTTAAGTAAGTTCATCATTAACGATGTGAAACATTAACGATCTATTAACGATCTAATGGGAGGGTTCATTTTTTCATGAAAAAAATCGGTTCCATTGCTGCGCTTTTGTCGATCTCGCTGCTCGCCGCTTGCGGCTCCGGCGCGAATTCGGAAACAGGTTCCCAGACTGGCGGCGAAGCCGCTTCCGCTTCGACCGGTCAAGCTGCGGGCGAGAAGAAAAAAATCGAGCTGACCTACTGGTATTCCTGGGGCGACAAAATCGGCGAAAACAACGAAAACCTCGTGAAAATGTTCAACGAATCGCAGGATGAAATCGTTGTAAAGGCGGAGTATCAAGGCAGCTACGATGAGCAGAACGCCAAAGCGCAGGCCGCCTTCGCCGCGGGGAACGCACCGGATGTATGGCAAAATGAAATTTCGTTTATCGGCGTCTTTGCCCAGTCCGGCATGACTCAGGATTTAACGGCGTTCGCCGAGAAGGACAAGCTTGACCTGAACGATTTCAATCCCGGTCTGATGGGCAATTCGTATGTGGACGGCAAGCTGTACGGGCTGCCTTATCTGCGCAGTACGCCGCTTTTGTATTTCAACAAGACGCTGCTTAAGGAAGCGGGGCTTGATCCGAACGGACCGAAAAACTGGCAGGAATTCGAGGATTACGCACGCAAGCTGACCGTGAAGGATAAGCGGGTCGGCATCACCCTGCCGCCGGACATCTGGTTCTATGAAGCGTTTGTCGCGCAAGGCGGCGGCAAGATGATCAGCGAAGACGGCAAAAAAGCGGAGTTTAACTCTGCGGCCGGCATCGACCCTCTCAAATTGTGGCTCAAGATGAAGAACGAAGGCATTATCAGCATGCCGACGACCGACGACAAGGGCGCTCTGGCCAAGACCGATTTCCAAAACCAGCGCTCGGCGATGCTGTTCTCCTCTACAGCCGATTTGACGAAGCAGATGCAAGTGGCCCAGGAGAACGGTTTCGAGCTCGGCGCCGCCTTTATGCCGGCGGGCAAGCAGTACGGCGTGCCGACCGGCGGCTGCAACCTCGTTATGTCCGCCAAGCTGCCGCAGGAGAAGCAGGAAGCGGCCTGGAAATTCATCAAATGGATGACGGAAAAAGAGCAAACGATCTACGCCAGCTCCTATACCGGCTACTTGCCGAGCCGCCTGTCGGCCGTGGACAGCGACGAAATGAAAAAGCTGTATGAGGAAAAACCGCTGTTCAAAATCGCCGTGGACCAGCTGCAGTATGGCCGTCCGCGTCCGATGCTGAAGGTATATCCGGAAATCGCGAAAAACATCGTCGACGAAATTTCGCGCGCGGTTGTCGATCCTTCCGTTACGGCCGAAGCGGCGCTTGGCGAAGCGGCAAGCAAAGCCGATAAGCTTCTGAACCAATAACGGTTCCGCAGCAGACTTCATAAAGAGGCTGTCCCACTAGTGTTCGCATGAATGAACAAGTCCCAAATTTGACTTAAAAAAGGACCTCCAGTCCCGCCGGCAAAGCGGAGTTGGAGGTCCTGCCTGTTTGGAGTTGGAGGTCCTGCCTCTCTATACCTGCGAATGTGCAGTTATTATCGGTCGAAATCGCATGTCGAGAGGAAATACCTGCGATCGTACAGGTATTCGAAGCTTTATTGACTGAACGTGAGATTGGGCCGGCAAAAAAAGTATTATTGCAGGAATTTTTACGTTGTCGATAAACAAAAAGAAAATTGATGTACGAATGCATGTATTTCAAAAATTACTTCTCGGTTATCTACAATCCCGATCCCTGAATCGCGCTTCGCTGAAGCTCGTACCGCACGACATGTTTGCCTTTCGCTCCGGCTGCCTCGGGCTACGGTCCGATTAAAGCATCGTCATTTCTTCGCTGTACCGCCGCAGCCATTGCCGGAAACCGGTGTCATAGGCTTGCGGCTACGCTCTCGATTCGCGTTTCTGGTCAAAATACCGGCCGGTGACGGAATCTAGCCCGGACACATTTCGTATGGTTTCTGCCGTGCAGCAGCACGGTGGCGCCCTTTTGCGCCAGGCCGATGGCAGTCTGCTTGCCGGTCCCGTCCGTCGATCCCGTAACCATAATGACTTGATCTTCAATCGCTTTCATCGCATATCCCCCAAGCTACGGCTGCAAAATGCAGTATTCGAGCCCGCGGAATTCGGCGGCGCTTGCAATCGCTTCATTAATTTGCCCGAGCCGGTACGTTTGCGGACGAAAAGCAGCCAGATTCAGGAGGCCGGACTCGATCATGCGGACAATGTCCGCCGGTGCGGAGCTTGGATACATGGACGAGCCTCTAATGTTGAGCTCCTTCACGAGCGTCGTCAAGTAAGACAGCGGTACATCGGTCGTAAAGCCGCCGACAAATACGGCCGTTCCGCGCTGTTTGAGCAGGGACAATCCGGTCTCCAGCAGAGTCGGATCGTCGATCAGCCCTACCGCATCGATCAAGGCATCGACCTCTTCGATCCGCTTCGCGAGCGCCTCCCGGTAATCTTCCGTCTGCACTGGAAGCTGGACGCCGGCGATCCGCTTTGGATCAAGCTCGGTCAATGACTGCAGCACGGACGCATTCCGGCCTACCGCGTAAATGCGGGCTGCACCCATCGCCATCGCCACGAGCACGGATGCGGTACCTAAATTGCCGGTGGCGCCGTTGATCAGGACGGATTGTCCGGGCTTAAACTCCGCGCGCAGCAAAGCGCCGTAAGCGATGCATAAATAATACATACACGCCAGCTGCGCGTTATCGTAGCCGCCGATTGAGTCAATCGGGGTAATGCATTCCACCGGATAGACGGTCTTCTCTGCAAAAGTGCCTTCTTTCCATTGGTTAAGCAGATCGCCGCAATTCGCCGTCATCCCGATCCAGCCTTTTAAAATGCGCTCCGGGCTTTCAGCGTTGTTTCGGGAGACGATAAGTGGGCTGCAGAACACTTTCTGCCCGACCGCTAAACCGGTAACGTCGTCCGCAGTGGCTTCCACGGTTCCAATGGCGCAAAGGCCGGGTGTGTACGGCGTCGGAAGCGGGAACGGAAACTGCCCTCCGACGACAAGATGGGTGAACGATAGCACATGCGTCGCCAATACGCGCACACGAACGCTGGAGGGCATCAGCATGGGAGGAGAGACTTCGATGACCTCTAGCGGCGATCCTGTTTGATGCAAAACGGCTGTTTTCAAAGCGTAGTTCCTCCTTCACGATTGGATTGAAGCGCGGCGGCTGAATCCGTGCACGGGTATATAAGCAGGCAATCCTCTCATGCAGCGGTTGCCTTTTTGCCGCACTTTTAGGTTAGCCGATATTTCGGATCCTAAGAAGGAGGGCGTTTGTAGCCACATCGTCAATCGTAGTATTGGCACTACCAGGTTCATACGAGCGAAGCGGCATTAACGTCCGGCGCTGCTGTTGGCCAAAGCGATAAAAAAACCGTCCGGGAATTCCGGACGGCTTGCCGCACTGGATCATCAAACGGTGGAGCGCCGAAGCAGCATATAGGACAAAAGGAAGTAGACGGCGGTGAGCGGCGTCAGCCATAAAACAAGTTCGAAGGCGGTGCGGGCGCCGAGCCAGTCGAAGACGTCGATCCACCATCTGTTCCGCGTCAAGATGAGCGACAGACAAGAGCCGAGGGCGATAATGGCAGCGAAGAAGATCAACAGGCTGTTGCGGCCGAAGCGCCGAAACATGCTTGCAATGACAAATCCGACAAAAAACAGGTGCAGCAGCAGGAGCAGATGGACCCCCAGCTCCACGAGCGCATTGCCGGCGCTCAAATACGGCAGGTTGAAAAAATACAGATCGACGCCCCAATGATTCGTCCATTTATCCTCGGCAATCGAAAGGATCGTCATCAGAAGGGAGGTGGCAAGCCCCATCAGCGCAACCGCCGCCGCCGTCCCCCAAAAGTAATCGGTGCGGCGAACGCTTAAACCAAGCGCGAAGGGAAACGTCTGCGGCAGTACAATCATCCCGGCGACGAGCACATAGATATGAACCGACGTGAGTCCGCCTGTATATAACGGCTCTTCAAGGAAAGCGCCGACGATCAGATTGACCACAAAGCTGATTGATACGACAAAGGACGGAACGAAAAACCATGTCCACTTGTCCCTCAGATGCATCTTGATGACGCTGGCTGTTTTGTTCATCATGCATTCGTCTCCTTTCTGCCGGAATTGCTCTTCGTCAGTTGGACGACCAACTGCTGCAGCGTGACCGGGACCAGGTTCAAACCGAGCTTTTCCGCCTGCTGCCGAACCGTACCATCCAGGACGCCCATAAACGTCGCCGTAACGAGCGGACCGAATGTGCTCTGGTCGAGCGCGGTCCTGCCGGCCGCAAACGTCTCGACCGATGCCGCCGTACCGGCGATGCTGTACGCCCGGCCGCGCAGCGCTTCGGCTTCTTCGTCGATCATGATACGGCCGTTGTCGATGACGATGATGTGTTCGAGAATGCGGCTTACCTCGTCGATCAGATGGGTGGATAGAACGACCGTCCGCGGATGCTCCGCATAATCCTCGATCATACGGTCATAAAACAAGCTTCGCGCCACCGCGTCGAGGCCGAGGTAGGGCTCGTCGAAGATCGTCAGCGGCGCCCGGCTGGCCAATCCGACGATGATGCCGACGGAGGACAGCATTCCGCGGGAGAGCTGCTTCATCCGCCGTTTCAGCGGGAGCCGGAAATCTTCCAGCAGTGCACCGGCGTACTCCCGGTCCCAGTTCGGGAAGAACGTCTCCGCCATTGCCAGCACGTCGACAATGCGGAAGGTGTCGGGATATTTCTGGCTTTCCTTAATAAAACAAATCTGTTCGAGCACCCGATTGTTCTCGTAAGGCGCTTCCCCGAACACCTTCACCTTCCCTTCCGAGGCGAACAGCTGCGCCGTAATAATATGCATGATTGTCGTTTTTCCAGCGCCGTTCCGGCCGAGCAGTCCGTAAATTTTGTCCGCTTCGATGTTGAAGCTGACATCGTCGAGCGCTTTGACGCTGCCGTACATTTTGGTCAGCCTGCTCACTTCAACCGCGTTCCCCATCTCCCTCATCCTTTCCTTCGGATCATGTCCATCAATTGTTCCGCCGTAATGCCCAGCTTCTCCGCTTCCCGGATCATCGTCACGACATACTGCTCGTAAAACTGCTCTTTCCGTTTCTCCATCAGCTTCGCTCGCGCCCCTTCCGCCACAAACATCCCAACTCCCCGCTTCTTATACAAAATGCCTTGGTCAACGAGCAAATTTACGCCTTTCGCCGCCGTCGCCGGGTTGATCTGGTAAAGGGATGCAAACTGATTTGTGGATGGAACCTGCGCTTCTTCCTGCAGTGCCCCTTCAATGATGCCGTCCTCGATTCGCTCCGCGATCTGTACGAAAATCGGACGGCTTTCATCCATGTCAAACCCCATTTCTTCACCACCAAACTGGTTAATTACTCATGTAACTAACCATATAAGATAATGGAGCATCTGTCAACACCCGAACTGCAAAATGGGCGGTCAGCGTTCGGAGAACGGTCGCTGCACCGGACTCGGCTCGAAGGCGGCAGGAAGCAAGCTATTTGTACCGTACGGGCGGACAGAGGAGGCGAATGGGTGAGGCGGACGTTTTTCCATTCATACGAATCCGGCAGCAGGAAGCGGCTCGGCGCTTTTTCGCGCCCGGTCTGCACCGAAATGGCAGCCGCACGTACAATAACCTATAATCCGAGAATAGAAGAGCGGGGGAACAAACGTGATTGTTATTTCGGGCAGTGATGGGCAGCAAATCGATATGTTACAGCTGGCGCCATTCGAACGGGATATCCTGCAGCAAAAGGATCAAAGTCCGGTCGTTTACCGTTACAGTTCCGCTGATGCGCTGCGTTTTGAATTGCAAACGAGAAGCCGGATCGTGGATGCGGCCAGAGCTTTAAACGCAAGCGGCGTACACTTCGCCACGTTTGACGAATCCCGCTGCAACGAGAGGTTTTGGACCCGTACGGCTAACGGGGGGTTCCGGTTGAGATACGGGGTGCTGCCATCGGACGGAATCTACGATATTTTTCGAAACGGGGATCTGTATGCGTTTGAATGTGCGGCGGCAATCGTCATCGTCTTGTACAAGGCTGTGCTCGATATGATCGGCCCGGGACCGTTCAACGCTTATTTTGCAGATTTGCTCTTATACAATTGGAATTACGACAGGGATCTGCACCTTACGACGACCTATAACATTAATGAGGCTTATCCGGGGGACATTCTGTATTTCAAAAATCCTGACTACGACCCTAAGACGCCGGAATGGCGGGGGGAGAATACGGTCCTGCTCGGCTACAATATGTATTACGGGCACGGCATAGGGATCCGAACGTCGATGGATATCATCGCCTCCCTGAACGCAAAGCGGAGGTTCGGCAGCATGACATCGGCGTATCTTACGGATCAGGTCGTCCATCCGGATTTTGAGCATTTGCGAAGGCTGCCGGGGCGAATTATCGCCCGCGTCGGCAATAAGCGTTTCGTTTGCTGAAATGCAGCAGGAGGTTTCTGTTTCGCGGCCAGGTCTGCTTGGGAGAATCCGCACATTTCGCACCGCGCGAGCTCTCAGCGCGCCGCGCGGTGAAGCGTCTCATGACGGTGCTTCCAAACCTTTTCATTGTCCGTCGGCCGCAACTGCTGACCTTCCTCTGTGATGCAAATTACCGGGTTTTGTAAATTACCGTTGATAAATGAGAAATGATCCTTTATAATCATCCTGTATACAAGTTAGAATACAAGTTGCTTGTATTCAAGTTGGGATTCAATTTAAAGGTGTGAATATCGATGATTCAAGAAAAAGGAAAGATGTTGCTTAAAGATCAAGCCTACCAAAAAATAAAAGAAAAGATGATCGGGGGCGAGGAGGAGTATACCTCCGAAAACAATCTCGTGCTCGAGATGGGTATGAGCCGTACTCCAATCCGGGAGGCGTTAAATCGCCTTCAGCACGAAGGTTTTCTTAAGATCCTGCCCAACCGGGGCATCGTGTTTACCGAGCTTTTGACGGAGGAACGGAACGAACTGGTCGATATGAGGGTCGCCGTTGAAACGTATTCGCTGCGGCAAGCCGCAGATCGGATTAAAGAAGACGACATTAAGGAGCTGTCCCGCATCATTGAGCTGCAGGAAGAGGCTTACCGGGCGGGGGATTTTGCCTCTCTGCTGGAGAATGATGCGTTGTTCCATCATTACTTGCTGGAAATCGTCGGGAACGGACAGTTCATCAAGATGTATCGGCAGGTAAGGGAGCGTCAGTTCACTGTACGGGCCGGTAAATGGCTCAAACATCAACCGGACGTGCTCCAGATTTTTATTGAAGAACACCGAACCATTTTGAACGCCATCGTCCAAAAAGATATACCGGCTGCCATTCAATATCTGACTGAGCATTTGGAGAAGGGGAAGCTTTAACGCGTGAAACGGAAAAAACGGCGATTTACATTCGATTCTGCACACCGGTTGCTCGAAACGATCCTCGTCGGTTCGGCAGGCGGGACACTGTTCATGCTGCTCCATTTGCCGATCAGCTGGATGCTCGGGCCGTTAACCGCAGTTGTGTGCTGGAAGGCTGTCACTGGCCGCAAGCTGCACTGGCCGGTCGGCTTGCGCAACTCCGGACAATTGCTGCTCTCCTACAGCATGGGGCTGTCATTTACGATTGAAAGTGCGCGGCAAATCGCCGGACAACTTCCCGTCATGTTAGGCTCCACCATAATGATGGTTGGACTCAGCTTAGGTGTTGCATACCTGATTGCCGCACGGACTGGAATCGGCTCGATGAGCAGCATGATGGGCAGTATTCCCGGCGGGTTGTCGCAAATGGTTCCGCTCAGCCAAGAGATTCAGGGCGCCGAACCTGCCATCGTTACGTTCATGCAGACGATCCGGATGCTGACGGTGATCATAACCGTTCCTTTTCTTGCGATACACGGTCTGGCCGGCGCTGAGCAGATCCATGGCGTGCAAAATGGGCCGTTTGCGGGGGATTTATCGGACAAGCAGGTGAGCGGGGCTTCATGGGCCGTTATCGTGCTGCTACCGATTGCCGGCATGGCTGCGGCGAGACTCAAAATTCCGACGCCGTGGATTTTGGGGCCGCTTCTCGTTTCCGCCGTCTTCACTGCGGCGGGGTGGCCGATGCCGCACCTGCCCAAACCGTTTATTATTTTCGCGCAGCTGTGTATTGGCATTTATTTGGGCCTCGGCATCAAGCTGGACACGATCGGCGCTTTGAGGCGACTTTTGCCGTACTCGCTCGCAGGCGCTTGCATCATTGTAACGTTTTCGCTTGCATTATCCTATCTGCTAAGCCTCGTCTATCCGATGAGTCTGGTGACGGCATTTTTAAGCACCGCTCCCGGCGGCCTTGCAGAAATGGGCGTAACGGCAATTACGGTCCATGCCGACGTTTCGATCGTCAGTTCGTATCAATTGTTCCGTCTTCTGTTCATTTTGCTCATCGTGCCTTACATGCTTAAATGGTGGGCATGGCGAACGGGCAAAAATCGGAATCCCCAGCGTAACCGGGACGTAACCACCAATCGAATCGCATAATGACTCGCTTTTAAAGAGAGAAGAGGCCGCCCCGTTCAATTCGGGACTGCCTCTTCTTTGTTCAAAGATAAGAAAGTATAAGTTTCACGCTTATACTTTCTTATCTTTCACCGCGAAACGTATGGCTGCCCGTTAAGACGGCGGCAGCCGTTTCTCCTTGCACGATTCGAAACCCGGGCAAGGACGCAGCCATCCTGCCGCAGCAGGTCCGGCGCAGCTTACTCGGCCGGAAACAGCTCCGTGGACAAATATCTTTCCCCGGTGTCCGGCAGCAGCACGACAATCGTTTTGCCTTCGTTTTCGGGACGCTTGGCAATTTGAAGCGCCGCATACGCCGCCGCCCCGGACGAAATGCCGACAATGAGACCTTCGGAGCTCGCAAGCGAGCGGGCCGTTGCGAATGCATCGTCGTCCTTGACGGTTACAATCTCGTCGACGACGGAGCGGTTGAAGTTATCGGGCACGAATCCGGGACCGATGCCCTGAATTTTATGCGGGCTTTTGGTGCCGCCGGAAAGGACGGGAGAGTTTGCCGGCTCGACGGCAATGATTTGCACCGAGCTTTTTTTGCTTTTCAGCACTTCGCCCACACCGCTGATCGTGCCGCCGGTGCCGACGCCGCCGACAAAAATATCGACCGCTCCGTCGGTATCCCGCCAAATTTCTTCCGCGGTCGTTTTTTTATGAATATCCGGGTTGGCCGGGTTTTTGAATTGCTGCGGTACGAAGGAGTTCGGCGTGTTCGCTGCAAGCTCCTCGGCTCTCTTGATCGCGCCGGGCATTCCTTCGGCAGCCGGGGTCAGCACCAGATTCGCTCCCAGAGCG carries:
- the cysK gene encoding cysteine synthase A; this encodes MANIATNLTQLIGNTPLLELVNFNRQNDAGTKIIAKLEYFNPAGSVKDRIGFALIKDAEEKGLINKDSTIIEPTSGNTGIALAFAAAALGYKLTILLPESFSIERRKLMTALGANLVLTPAAEGMPGAIKRAEELAANTPNSFVPQQFKNPANPDIHKKTTAEEIWRDTDGAVDIFVGGVGTGGTISGVGEVLKSKKSSVQIIAVEPANSPVLSGGTKSPHKIQGIGPGFVPDNFNRSVVDEIVTVKDDDAFATARSLASSEGLIVGISSGAAAYAALQIAKRPENEGKTIVVLLPDTGERYLSTELFPAE